The following coding sequences lie in one Sorghum bicolor cultivar BTx623 chromosome 6, Sorghum_bicolor_NCBIv3, whole genome shotgun sequence genomic window:
- the LOC110436112 gene encoding uncharacterized protein LOC110436112: MAAVRRRRPACSSLLFIAMAILAVAQAGAGGEPDPDPERGGVGDGGNPADCPVECATKLTSYIMETVKCFFACAGGGGGGGGGELSAAQEKHAAAAVMRGMCRRQQGLLGT, from the coding sequence ATGGCCGCtgtccgtcgtcgtcgtcctgccTGCAGCTCCCTGCTCTTCATCGCCATGGCCATACTCGCCGTGGCACAGGCCGGCGCCGGAGGAGAGCCCGACCCGGACCCCGAGCGCGGCGGCGTCGGGGACGGGGGGAACCCCGCGGACTGCCCGGTGGAGTGCGCGACGAAGCTGACCAGCTACATCATGGAGACCGTGAAGTGCTTCTTCGCGTGcgcgggaggaggaggcggcggcggcggcggggagctGAGTGCCGCTCAGGAGAAGCACGCGGCGGCGGCCGTCATGCGTGGGATGTGTCGTCGTCAGCAAGGGCTGCTGGGGACGTGA
- the LOC8070853 gene encoding coilin, whose protein sequence is MARPPPAEPAPVRLRLLFENSRLLRRAQRDERLRRCWLLLSPELTTVADLAAHVAARFRLRRTCPQGVVLSMDGFTLPPFESTCIFRDNDIIRVKQKSCTKQVGHNDVHCIQGHEIIEKKPLPVDDRILAIQDQKDGCKHQEEEVHDHQLEENATASHSIENNGTSSKRKWNDGIAEIPESSKCRGKRLKVKKSGKQIDYSEEEQSGSKKLKLSVIDIEAKEATPQYETTTTLVEQQKSEGNNQTELKCEAKVVDSNAQSDTTKLESRSARRKKIKRLMRQTGKLPSEKNVHEDSPIVADFPSSSNQDGLPVPSSNQNGSHVHFSSLKADEEESDTSEEIVPVVVRPGHIRFEPAGGEPNKSPAKELQGTFQWSATMSKKKGQKWGMNSSNKKSADIGYHAGIAGSDTEVNNHVMDIKVTKNDFCAVSNRRNNEGSNIEMSSVKSVANEEKSSGEPFDFESLYPLTRLPKEGDLIAYRLVELSSMLCPELSSYRVGKVLIYDPVSSRIILLPVQKYPITIEEKENKDESDMLADLSPYKEDGSLEIEYSSLLDVRLLKGAEPVLGAASTPSALAGRPVTLHKNKGNIVSQKSLLVANSTKDEERKLEGNIGRQKSPLVANNTKDEERKLGKSESTVWEKNDEPSDKVDVQENGWGTWKQNASTSAWSYRALRSSALGPTMAMLRGKNSQRGKPPYRKNGK, encoded by the exons ATGGCGAGGCCGCCGCCTGCGGAGCCCGCCCCGGTGAGGCTCCGTCTGCTCTTCGAAAACAGCCGCCTCCTCCGGCGTGCGCAGAGGGATGAACGCCTTCGGCGCTGCTGGCTTCTTCTTAGCCCGGAGCTCACCACCGTCGCCGACCTCGCCGCTCATGTCGCAGCTCGTTTCCGCCTCCGCCGCACCTGCCCGCAGGGCGTTGTGCTCTCG ATGGATGGGTTTACCTTGCCACCATTTGAGTCAACCTGCATTTTCAGGGACAACGATATTATAAG GGTTAAACAAAAATCCTGCACGAAGCAGGTAGGGCACAATGATGTGCACTGTATTCAAGGTCATGAGATAATAGAGAAGAAGCCACTTCCAGTTGATGACAGAATCCTTGCAATCCAGGATCAAAAGGATGGCTGTAAACACCAAGAAGAAGAGGTGCATGATCACCAGCTTGAAGAAAATGCCACTGCTAGCCATAGCATAGAAAACAATGGGACAAGTTCGAAAAGGAAGTGGAATGATGGGATTGCAGAAATACCTGAGAGCTCAAA ATGCAGGGGGAAAAGGCTGAAGGTGAAAAAATCTGGAAAGCAGATAGATTACAGCGAGGAGGAACAAAGTGGATCTAAAAAGTTGAAGTTGTCAGTTATTGATATTGAAGCTAAGGAAGCAACTCCACAATATGAAACTACCACTACCTTGGTGGAGCAGCAAAAATCAGAGGG GAACAATCAAACCGAGTTGAAATGTGAGGCAAAGGTGGTAGACTCTAATGCTCAAAGTGACACAACAAAG TTGGAGAGTCGAAGTGCTCGTCGCAAAAAAATTAAAAGGCTAATGAGACAGACAGGAAAATTACCATCAGAAAAG AATGTGCATGAAGATTCACCAATAGTCGCTGATTTTCCATCATCAAGCAATCAAGATGGCTTGCCTGTCCCATCAAGCAATCAAAATGGATCACATGTTCATTTTTCAAGCCTCAAAGCAGATGAGGAAGAATCTGATACGTCGGAAGAGATTGTCCCAGTCGTGGTTCGTCCTGGTCACATTCGCTTTGAACCAGCAG GTGGAGAACCCAACAAATCGCCAGCAAAGGAATTACAG GGCACATTCCAATGGAGTGCAACAATGAGCAAAAAGAAGGGCCAGAAGTGGGGAATGAATAGCTCAAACAAGAAAAGTGCTGATATTGGCTATCATGCAGGAATAGCTGGAAGCGACACAGAAGTTAACAATCATGTCATGGACATTAAGGTTACTAAAAATGACTTTTGTGCTGTCAGTAATCGAAGGAACAATGAAGGCAGTAATATTGAGATGTCCAGTGTGAAAAGTGTTGCTAATGAAGAAAAGTCTAGTGGTGAACCTTTCGATTTTGAGAGCTTGTACCCCCTAACGCGTCTTCCAAAG GAGGGAGATCTGATTGCCTACAGATTGGTTGAGCTGTCTTCCATGTTGTGTCCGGAGCTGTCTTCGTACCGT GTCGGAAAAGTTCTTATATATGATCCCGTATCATCCCGTATCATTCTCTTACCCGTTCAAAAGTATCCAATCACCATcgaggaaaaagaaaacaaggacGAGTCAGATATGCTTGCGGACTTGTCACCATACAAGGAAGATGGCTCCTTGGAG ATCGAGTACTCTTCACTTCTTGATGTAAGGCTGCTGAAGGGTGCTGAACCAGTGCTAGGGGCTGCCAGTACTCCCTCAGCACTGGCTGGAAGGCCAGTTACCTTACACAAAAATAAAGGCAATATTGTGAGCCAGAAATCACTCTTGGTGGCAAACAGCACTAAAGATGAAGAACGCAAACTTGAAGGCAATATTGGGAGACAGAAATCACCCTTGGTGGCAAACAACACTAAAGATGAAGAACGCAAATTAG GAAAGTCAGAGAGCACGGTTTGGGAAAAGAATGATGAGCCCAGTGATAAGGTCGACGTTCAGGAAAATGGCTGGGGAACATGGAAACAAAATGCTAGTACGTCAGCTTGGTCTTACAGAGCCCTCAGGAGCAGCGCCCTTGGCCCGACAATGGCAATGCTACGAGGGAAGAACAGCCAGAGGGGTAAACCACCCTATCGAAAGAATGGCAAGTGA